In a genomic window of Nostoc sp. UHCC 0870:
- a CDS encoding (2Fe-2S) ferredoxin domain-containing protein: protein MSNFIQEFNSPATETPSIHRCVRVCQNRTCKKQGAKEVLAAFAALPVAEVTVTASSCLGQCGNGPIVLVLPDMVWYSGVQPHEVPLVIEKHLLGGHRVQKMLYYRFHPQG, encoded by the coding sequence ATGTCCAATTTCATTCAAGAATTTAACTCCCCAGCTACAGAAACACCCTCTATTCATAGATGTGTGAGAGTTTGCCAAAATCGCACCTGTAAAAAACAAGGTGCAAAGGAAGTATTAGCGGCTTTTGCGGCTTTACCAGTTGCGGAAGTGACGGTGACAGCTAGCAGTTGTTTAGGACAGTGTGGTAATGGGCCGATAGTGTTGGTGTTACCTGATATGGTTTGGTATAGCGGCGTTCAACCCCATGAAGTACCTCTAGTTATCGAAAAGCATTTATTAGGTGGTCACAGAGTTCAAAAGATGCTCTATTATCGGTTTCATCCCCAGGGATAA
- a CDS encoding cysteine synthase A, which translates to MDIKNGFIGTVGNTPLIRLNSFSEETGCEILAKAEFLNPGGSVKDRAALYIIQDAEEKGLLKPGGTVVEGTAGNTGIGLAHICNAKGYKCLIIIPNTQSQEKIDALTALGAEVRPVPAVPYKDPNNYVKLSGRIAAEMDNAIWANQFDNLANRRAHYETTGVEIWAQTDGKVDGWVAATGTGGTFAGVSMYLKEQNPAIKCVVADPMGSGLYSYIKTGQITIEGNSITEGIGNSRITANMEGAPADDAIQIDDKEALRVVYQLLRQDGLLMGGSTGINVGAAVALAKQLGPGHTIVTILCDSGSRYQSRIFNREWLASKGLSVD; encoded by the coding sequence ATGGATATCAAAAATGGTTTCATAGGCACTGTTGGCAATACCCCACTGATTCGTTTAAATAGCTTCAGTGAAGAAACAGGGTGTGAAATCCTCGCTAAAGCAGAATTTCTGAATCCTGGGGGTTCAGTTAAAGACCGTGCTGCACTTTACATCATTCAAGATGCAGAAGAAAAAGGGTTACTCAAACCGGGTGGTACTGTCGTCGAAGGAACGGCTGGTAATACGGGGATTGGACTGGCACATATTTGCAATGCTAAAGGCTACAAATGCTTAATTATCATCCCTAACACCCAGTCACAAGAAAAAATAGACGCGCTCACAGCCTTGGGTGCAGAAGTTCGTCCCGTTCCGGCTGTACCCTACAAAGACCCTAATAACTACGTCAAGCTATCTGGTAGAATTGCGGCTGAGATGGATAATGCTATCTGGGCAAATCAATTTGATAATTTAGCTAACCGTCGCGCTCACTACGAAACTACAGGGGTAGAAATCTGGGCGCAAACTGACGGTAAAGTTGATGGCTGGGTGGCTGCAACTGGTACTGGTGGAACATTTGCGGGTGTGTCCATGTACCTGAAAGAACAAAATCCCGCAATTAAATGTGTAGTTGCTGACCCAATGGGTAGCGGATTGTACAGCTACATCAAAACAGGTCAAATCACAATAGAAGGTAATTCTATCACCGAAGGCATTGGTAATAGCCGCATTACAGCTAACATGGAAGGCGCACCAGCTGATGATGCGATCCAAATAGATGACAAAGAAGCCTTGCGAGTGGTTTACCAGCTATTGCGACAAGATGGTTTATTAATGGGTGGTTCAACGGGTATCAATGTAGGCGCAGCCGTCGCGCTAGCCAAGCAGTTAGGCCCTGGACATACCATTGTCACCATATTATGTGATAGTGGTTCTCGCTATCAGTCGCGAATATTTAACCGTGAATGGCTAGCATCTAAAGGACTGTCTGTGGATTAG
- a CDS encoding dynamin family protein, producing the protein MVSQVGTDKFIQDLERVSQVRSEMAVCLQNLSETINKAELEGESISGKLSLGRDLEDINVASNNLKKGVFRLLVLGDMKRGKSTFLNALIGENLLPSDVNPCTAVLTVLRYGAEKKVTIHFNDGKKPQQLDFQSFKYKYTIDPAEAKKLEQEKKQAFPDVDYAVVEYPLTLLEKGIEIVDSPGLNDTEARNELSLGYVNNCHAILFVMRASQPCTLGERRYLENYIKGRGLSVFFLINAWDQVKESLIDPDDVEEIKAAENRLRQVFKANLAEYCQVDGQNIYDERVFEVSSIQALRRRLKDSQADLSGTGFPDFMGALNTFLTRERAIAELRQARTLARQAVNHTREAIGRRLPLLDQDVEELKTRINSVEPEFKKLTNIRDQFQREIFTTRDNQSRKISESFRSYILNLGNTFESDFLRYQPELKILDFLSNGKREAFNAALQKAFEQYMTDKCAAWTLTAEKDINAAFKELSRSAAQYGASYNQVTEQITEKLTGKQVKVNTNETTTETDNAPSWAKWAMGLLSLSGGNFAGVAMAGAGFDWKNILLNYFTVIGVGSIITAVTGVLLGPIGFALLGLGVGVLQADQARKELVKTAKKELIKYLPQVANEKSQTVYDAVKECFDSYEKEVSKRINDDINSRKSELDNLLKQKETREINRESELKRFKTLQENVISQLQKIEAAYSNLLAYYG; encoded by the coding sequence ATGGTTAGTCAAGTAGGAACTGATAAATTTATTCAAGACTTAGAACGTGTTTCTCAGGTACGTTCCGAAATGGCAGTGTGTTTACAAAATTTATCTGAGACCATTAATAAAGCTGAATTAGAGGGAGAATCAATCTCAGGAAAACTCAGTTTAGGAAGGGATTTAGAAGATATTAATGTAGCTAGTAATAATCTCAAAAAAGGTGTGTTTCGCCTGTTAGTTCTAGGGGATATGAAGCGAGGAAAAAGCACCTTTCTTAATGCGTTAATTGGAGAGAACTTACTACCTAGTGATGTTAACCCCTGTACGGCTGTTTTAACAGTTTTACGCTACGGAGCAGAGAAAAAAGTTACCATTCATTTTAATGATGGTAAAAAACCACAACAGCTAGATTTTCAAAGTTTTAAATATAAATATACAATTGACCCAGCCGAAGCTAAAAAATTAGAACAAGAGAAAAAGCAAGCATTTCCTGATGTTGATTATGCAGTAGTTGAGTATCCTTTAACACTTTTAGAAAAAGGTATTGAAATTGTTGATAGTCCAGGGTTAAACGATACAGAAGCCAGGAATGAGTTATCTTTAGGATATGTAAATAATTGTCATGCTATCCTATTTGTGATGAGAGCATCCCAACCTTGTACTTTGGGAGAGCGTCGTTATCTAGAAAACTATATTAAAGGAAGAGGCTTATCAGTTTTCTTCTTAATTAACGCATGGGATCAGGTAAAAGAATCACTAATTGATCCTGATGATGTAGAAGAGATTAAAGCGGCTGAAAATAGACTCCGGCAAGTTTTTAAGGCGAATTTAGCAGAATATTGCCAAGTAGACGGTCAAAATATTTATGATGAACGAGTATTTGAAGTATCATCCATTCAAGCACTGCGGCGACGATTAAAAGATTCCCAAGCAGATTTAAGCGGGACTGGCTTCCCTGATTTTATGGGTGCGCTTAATACTTTTCTTACCAGAGAACGCGCGATCGCAGAACTCAGACAAGCAAGAACATTAGCTAGACAAGCTGTTAACCATACCCGCGAAGCCATAGGTAGACGGCTACCATTACTTGATCAAGATGTCGAAGAATTAAAAACACGCATTAATTCTGTAGAACCTGAGTTTAAAAAACTTACGAATATTCGAGATCAATTCCAGAGAGAAATCTTTACTACTAGAGATAATCAATCGCGTAAAATATCTGAATCTTTCCGCAGTTATATTTTAAATTTAGGCAATACTTTTGAAAGTGATTTTCTGCGCTATCAACCGGAATTAAAGATATTAGATTTTCTCAGTAATGGGAAACGAGAAGCATTTAATGCTGCACTGCAAAAAGCCTTTGAACAATATATGACTGATAAATGTGCAGCTTGGACTTTAACGGCTGAAAAAGATATTAATGCAGCATTTAAAGAATTATCTCGCAGTGCAGCGCAGTATGGTGCATCTTATAATCAAGTCACTGAGCAAATTACAGAAAAACTTACGGGAAAACAAGTTAAAGTCAACACTAACGAGACTACTACAGAAACAGATAATGCTCCTAGTTGGGCAAAATGGGCGATGGGATTGTTATCACTTTCTGGAGGAAATTTTGCTGGTGTAGCAATGGCTGGTGCTGGGTTTGACTGGAAAAATATTTTACTAAATTATTTCACTGTCATTGGTGTCGGGAGTATTATCACCGCAGTTACAGGTGTACTTCTCGGCCCCATTGGATTTGCTTTACTTGGTTTGGGAGTAGGTGTTTTACAAGCAGATCAAGCACGTAAAGAGTTAGTTAAAACTGCGAAGAAAGAGTTAATCAAATATTTGCCCCAAGTAGCAAATGAGAAATCACAAACTGTATACGATGCAGTAAAAGAGTGTTTTGATAGCTACGAAAAAGAAGTGAGTAAGCGGATTAATGATGATATTAATTCTCGTAAATCTGAGTTGGATAATTTGCTTAAGCAAAAAGAAACACGCGAAATTAATCGGGAGAGTGAGTTAAAGCGGTTTAAAACTTTGCAAGAAAATGTTATTTCTCAGTTACAAAAGATTGAGGCGGCTTATAGTAATCTTTTAGCTTACTATGGCTAG
- a CDS encoding PIN domain-containing protein — translation MKVLFDTNIILDFLLERNPFFSDAQRLFQAISSGEIVGYVTATTLTDIFYVAKRQTQSIERARQAISMIMTTMEICLVDRSTLQAALISGITDFEDAVQIACAIAQNLDAIVTRDTKFAGASIPVLSVSQILQELESIGETNL, via the coding sequence ATGAAAGTCTTATTTGATACAAATATTATTTTAGATTTTCTACTAGAAAGAAATCCATTCTTTTCAGATGCACAAAGATTGTTTCAAGCAATCAGTTCTGGAGAAATTGTTGGTTATGTGACTGCAACAACTTTAACTGATATATTCTACGTTGCTAAAAGACAAACCCAAAGTATTGAGCGTGCAAGACAAGCAATCTCAATGATAATGACTACTATGGAGATTTGTCTAGTTGATCGTTCCACTCTTCAAGCTGCTCTAATTTCTGGTATTACAGATTTTGAAGATGCTGTACAAATTGCTTGTGCGATCGCTCAAAATTTAGATGCGATTGTGACTCGTGATACTAAATTTGCGGGTGCTTCGATTCCTGTATTGTCTGTGAGTCAGATATTACAAGAGCTAGAATCAATTGGCGAGACTAACCTTTAA
- a CDS encoding VWA domain-containing protein codes for MILKGSWSIRRLTAAFGVLLLTACNGNANSDDNFTGLKVKLLVGSALGDFCNQAAKNFNDTQPKLDNGTAFRVSCEAQGSGDVVTKVVTSATQLKNGTLQADAPDLPTIISVDGDIYHSQLIYRINQLFPGQNYIPDITDAQLIANTPMVFMAQPDVAGGLKKVADPYQALVTAKTHRDIDPAAPPLTVNYVHTAPTRSNSGLQTLVAQYVSVSGKRPEELTIADVQKFQPQIQQIQSKITRYGVSTNSLAQSMVKNGPFWASVGSVYESSVIAANSTLQPGQQRYTAVYPKATFTSNMRAIVPNAPWVSADEKAAAEKFITYWRSPETQKIATDLGLRPGTPGVALGAKFSPDFGVESQTKYDSLRPPKPEVVDAMLKSWQEASKKPSLVVVVVDSSGSMEGNKLPAVQNTLLNYIKNLGVKEQIAIVDFDSEIRPPVLVDGTPQGRDRGLQFISGLRADGGTRLYDAALQARNWLQQNRRQDAINAVLILTDGEDSGSQVSLDQLSTELQKSGFSTDQRIGFFTVGYGKEGEFNPDALKKIAELNGGYYSKGDPETIALLMSDLQVEF; via the coding sequence ATGATTCTCAAAGGGTCTTGGTCAATTAGACGCTTGACGGCAGCCTTTGGTGTACTGTTACTAACAGCTTGTAATGGTAATGCCAACTCTGATGATAATTTTACTGGTTTGAAAGTTAAGCTTTTGGTGGGTAGTGCCTTGGGGGATTTTTGCAACCAAGCTGCAAAGAATTTTAATGATACTCAACCGAAGTTAGATAATGGGACAGCGTTTCGGGTAAGTTGCGAAGCACAGGGTAGCGGCGATGTAGTGACAAAGGTAGTTACTTCCGCCACTCAACTGAAAAATGGCACTTTACAAGCAGATGCACCAGACTTACCAACGATTATTTCTGTGGATGGAGATATATATCACAGTCAGTTAATTTACCGAATTAACCAACTATTTCCAGGGCAAAATTATATTCCTGATATTACTGACGCACAGCTAATAGCGAACACGCCAATGGTGTTTATGGCGCAACCGGATGTGGCTGGAGGACTAAAAAAAGTTGCTGACCCTTATCAAGCTTTGGTGACAGCGAAAACTCACCGGGATATTGACCCAGCTGCGCCACCGTTAACAGTGAACTATGTCCACACTGCGCCAACTCGTTCTAATTCTGGGTTACAAACACTGGTAGCTCAATATGTCAGTGTATCTGGTAAACGGCCGGAAGAGTTGACTATTGCTGATGTGCAGAAGTTTCAGCCGCAAATTCAGCAAATTCAAAGCAAGATTACCCGTTATGGGGTTTCTACTAATTCCCTCGCCCAATCAATGGTGAAAAATGGCCCGTTTTGGGCTTCTGTGGGGTCTGTTTATGAATCTAGTGTGATTGCGGCTAATTCTACCTTGCAACCAGGACAACAGCGTTATACAGCCGTCTATCCCAAGGCGACTTTTACATCTAATATGCGGGCAATTGTGCCGAATGCACCTTGGGTAAGTGCTGATGAGAAGGCGGCTGCTGAAAAGTTTATCACCTATTGGCGATCGCCTGAAACTCAAAAAATTGCCACAGATTTAGGTTTAAGACCAGGAACTCCGGGTGTGGCTTTAGGTGCAAAGTTTTCTCCAGATTTTGGCGTGGAATCTCAAACCAAGTATGATTCCCTCAGACCACCGAAACCAGAGGTGGTAGATGCTATGTTGAAATCTTGGCAGGAAGCTTCTAAGAAACCTTCTCTAGTGGTGGTAGTTGTTGATTCTTCTGGTTCAATGGAGGGGAATAAATTACCAGCCGTGCAGAATACTTTGTTAAATTATATTAAGAATCTGGGTGTAAAAGAGCAAATTGCCATTGTAGACTTTGATTCGGAGATTCGCCCCCCAGTGTTAGTAGATGGTACACCCCAAGGGCGCGATCGCGGTTTGCAATTTATCAGTGGACTCAGAGCCGATGGTGGAACAAGATTATATGATGCTGCTTTACAAGCCCGCAATTGGTTACAGCAAAATCGTCGTCAAGATGCAATTAATGCGGTTTTGATATTAACAGATGGGGAAGATTCTGGTTCGCAAGTTTCCTTAGACCAGCTATCAACTGAATTGCAAAAAAGTGGGTTTTCTACTGACCAAAGAATTGGCTTTTTTACTGTTGGTTATGGGAAAGAGGGTGAGTTTAATCCTGATGCTTTGAAGAAGATTGCTGAGTTGAATGGGGGGTACTATTCTAAAGGTGATCCGGAAACAATTGCTCTGTTGATGTCAGATTTACAGGTGGAGTTTTAA
- a CDS encoding HNH endonuclease has translation MNLENKQLRELFALANKIGNKRYHKLTHQDFENYRKFDYWRYVNGDYECGTTQESKDWVTENSDGYCPICEQHYSVKGGKSIDHKLPRSQYPWLSMDFQNLWVICRSCNQEKSDMNWYEYEHYIFIHYPDWYPAVKAVRPKSLLHSLKG, from the coding sequence ATGAATCTAGAAAATAAACAGCTTAGGGAATTATTCGCTCTAGCAAATAAGATTGGTAATAAGCGATATCACAAACTTACACATCAAGACTTTGAAAACTACAGAAAATTTGATTACTGGAGGTATGTTAATGGCGATTATGAGTGCGGCACTACCCAAGAAAGTAAAGATTGGGTAACAGAAAATTCAGACGGGTATTGTCCAATTTGTGAGCAGCACTATTCGGTAAAAGGTGGTAAAAGTATAGACCATAAGCTACCACGCTCACAATATCCTTGGTTATCAATGGATTTTCAAAATCTATGGGTAATTTGCCGAAGTTGTAATCAAGAAAAGAGCGACATGAATTGGTATGAATATGAACACTATATATTTATTCATTATCCTGATTGGTATCCTGCTGTGAAAGCTGTACGTCCCAAGTCGCTACTGCATTCATTAAAAGGCTAA
- a CDS encoding dynamin family protein: MPQQDRRYRDLADTLKSASTLLGLERTSQLHQDIINIGNYLTNPNFRIAVFGPFNHGKSTLLNAILGTRTLPIDLIPTTGAAITVKYGSDVRTRIMLVDNTEIYRSGTEILQQYAILDGDRQMRKDVASVEVFCPHTFLETGVEFIDLPGTNDRDEQDNLVREQLFSADLVVQLLDARKLMTLGERENLRDWLSDRGIKTVIFVANFINLLDPEEQKQVQNRLRFVAESFRAELPPGFSNLYRVDALPALRARLKGDVGAASSSGLVAFETALQNIVHILQQNRGDVRLPRVQAIASQIQLSLKKKIDPIANEFKVFDEKHNAKIEIKQKAKNLITQGFNTSLSELRDWLSLPKLLAKYQSDAAVALAENNFKSWLTSKLKKDLTELQLAVMKWLYQAYDFFKEERPEDLLIPFPLEPHITLPPKPDNTEIISEPGAMAVGGGIGWLLGGPVGAAVVGSISYVLNKNIQQHEEKSANESYHQQVAKLCIKATEDYLSQFSSQALSILSEFEHQAEKVIDFKVTPEPKEVTQKREELRRMQQGFNQLLSELEQAKIYINYQPYIETPKVNQTQQKSSQQQERIYTRQPQATPNPPRQENTAKTAEKKVESAKQQVYSPPPPPKTAPSPNPAEVEAKFHNWEMDEEIARMKAEMRSPGYQKCKQQTNQNTQVPKPPQSQTEKDKIARAYKILGLPQDAAFADIKQAYKSLVKKWHPDLYVNQPQMQKQAQEKMRLFNEAYTVLSNAK, encoded by the coding sequence ATGCCACAACAGGATAGAAGATACAGAGATTTAGCAGATACTCTAAAATCTGCATCTACATTACTAGGTTTAGAACGCACATCACAACTACATCAAGATATTATTAATATTGGTAATTATCTGACTAATCCTAACTTTAGGATTGCGGTTTTTGGGCCTTTTAATCATGGTAAGTCTACTCTATTAAATGCTATTTTAGGAACTCGCACGTTACCTATAGATTTAATTCCTACCACAGGCGCAGCTATTACTGTCAAATATGGCTCTGATGTCAGAACACGCATCATGTTAGTAGATAATACAGAAATTTATCGTAGTGGAACGGAAATTTTACAACAATATGCAATTCTGGATGGTGATAGACAGATGCGAAAGGATGTAGCATCTGTAGAAGTTTTTTGTCCTCATACTTTTTTAGAAACTGGTGTAGAGTTTATTGATTTACCAGGAACTAATGATAGGGATGAGCAGGATAATTTAGTTAGAGAGCAACTTTTCAGTGCTGATTTAGTTGTGCAGTTACTAGATGCGCGCAAGTTGATGACTTTAGGTGAACGAGAAAACTTGCGAGATTGGTTATCAGATAGGGGTATTAAAACAGTTATTTTTGTTGCTAATTTTATTAATTTACTTGACCCGGAAGAGCAAAAACAAGTGCAGAATCGGCTGCGGTTTGTTGCAGAAAGTTTCCGCGCAGAATTACCTCCAGGTTTTAGTAACTTATATCGAGTTGATGCTTTACCTGCTTTACGCGCCAGATTAAAGGGTGATGTGGGTGCTGCTAGTAGTAGTGGGTTAGTAGCTTTTGAAACAGCGTTGCAAAATATTGTGCATATCTTACAACAAAATCGGGGTGATGTGAGGTTGCCGAGAGTGCAGGCGATCGCATCTCAAATTCAGTTATCATTAAAAAAGAAAATTGACCCAATTGCTAATGAATTTAAAGTATTTGATGAAAAACATAATGCCAAAATAGAAATCAAACAAAAAGCTAAAAATTTAATTACGCAAGGCTTTAATACTAGTCTATCTGAGTTAAGAGATTGGCTCTCTTTACCAAAATTATTAGCTAAATATCAATCAGATGCGGCTGTTGCACTAGCAGAAAATAATTTTAAATCTTGGTTAACAAGTAAACTCAAAAAAGACCTCACAGAGCTACAGTTAGCTGTAATGAAATGGCTGTATCAAGCTTATGATTTCTTTAAGGAAGAACGCCCAGAAGACTTATTAATTCCTTTCCCCCTAGAACCACACATTACTTTACCCCCAAAACCAGATAATACTGAAATTATAAGTGAACCTGGTGCAATGGCTGTAGGTGGTGGGATTGGTTGGTTATTAGGCGGACCAGTCGGTGCTGCTGTGGTTGGGAGTATTTCTTATGTATTAAATAAAAATATTCAACAGCACGAAGAAAAATCAGCTAATGAGTCATATCATCAGCAAGTTGCTAAACTTTGTATAAAAGCGACTGAAGATTATTTATCTCAATTTAGTAGTCAAGCTTTATCGATATTATCTGAGTTTGAACATCAAGCTGAAAAAGTGATTGATTTTAAAGTCACTCCAGAACCAAAAGAAGTTACTCAAAAGCGTGAAGAGTTAAGGCGAATGCAACAGGGATTTAATCAATTACTTAGTGAGTTAGAACAAGCTAAAATTTATATTAACTATCAACCTTATATAGAAACGCCAAAAGTTAATCAAACTCAACAAAAGTCTTCGCAACAACAAGAACGGATTTATACTCGACAACCTCAAGCCACTCCTAACCCACCACGACAGGAGAATACAGCTAAGACTGCTGAGAAAAAAGTAGAGTCTGCAAAACAGCAAGTTTATTCACCACCACCTCCACCAAAAACTGCTCCTTCACCCAATCCCGCAGAGGTAGAAGCGAAGTTTCATAACTGGGAAATGGATGAAGAAATAGCACGTATGAAAGCTGAAATGCGTTCTCCTGGTTATCAGAAGTGTAAGCAGCAGACAAATCAAAATACGCAAGTACCTAAACCACCTCAAAGCCAAACCGAAAAGGATAAAATTGCTCGCGCGTATAAGATTTTAGGCTTACCACAAGATGCTGCTTTTGCTGATATTAAACAGGCATATAAAAGTTTAGTTAAAAAATGGCATCCAGATTTATATGTTAACCAACCCCAGATGCAAAAACAAGCTCAAGAAAAAATGCGTTTGTTTAATGAAGCTTATACGGTATTGTCTAATGCTAAATAA
- a CDS encoding peroxiredoxin → MALRLGDTVPNFTQASTHGDIDFYTWAGDSWVVLFSHPADYTPVCTTELGTVAKLKPEFDKRNVKAIALSVDDVESHNGWVGDIEETQSTTLNYPILADADRKVSDLYDMIHPNANASLTVRSVFVIDPNKKLRLSFIYPPSTGRNFDELLRVIDSLQLTDNYSVATPADWKDGDDCVIVPSLKDPEVLKEKFPKGYQEVKPYLRMTPQPNK, encoded by the coding sequence ATGGCTCTCCGTCTTGGTGATACAGTACCCAACTTTACACAAGCGTCTACACATGGCGACATAGATTTTTACACATGGGCTGGTGATAGCTGGGTTGTGCTGTTTTCTCACCCTGCTGACTATACACCAGTTTGCACAACTGAATTAGGTACAGTTGCCAAACTCAAACCAGAATTTGACAAGCGTAACGTAAAAGCGATCGCTCTCAGCGTTGATGATGTAGAATCTCACAACGGCTGGGTAGGCGACATCGAAGAAACTCAAAGCACCACCCTCAACTATCCAATTTTGGCAGACGCAGATCGTAAAGTTTCTGACCTTTACGACATGATTCACCCCAACGCTAACGCATCTTTAACAGTGCGTTCCGTATTTGTAATTGACCCCAACAAAAAACTACGTCTTTCCTTCATCTATCCCCCCAGCACCGGACGCAACTTTGATGAACTGTTGCGGGTAATTGATTCACTGCAACTCACCGATAACTACAGCGTAGCTACCCCAGCCGACTGGAAAGACGGCGATGATTGCGTAATCGTACCTTCGCTAAAAGACCCAGAAGTATTGAAAGAAAAATTCCCCAAAGGTTATCAAGAAGTTAAACCCTACTTGCGGATGACTCCTCAGCCTAACAAGTAA
- a CDS encoding DUF3040 domain-containing protein, whose product MTSQNNRHHELEQRERILREKEVELRLREMEQQMSTNDAPFHKTMKHQAENSSKPWMKKVILGGKLFALGVAALVAVRVASVLAGFVIMAVLAWVAYKLFFENRKKSS is encoded by the coding sequence ATGACATCTCAAAATAATCGCCATCATGAACTAGAACAACGGGAACGAATACTGCGAGAGAAGGAAGTAGAATTACGACTCCGAGAAATGGAACAACAAATGTCTACTAATGACGCGCCATTTCATAAAACAATGAAACACCAAGCAGAAAATTCTTCCAAACCCTGGATGAAAAAAGTAATTCTTGGTGGTAAATTATTTGCTCTTGGTGTGGCGGCGTTAGTTGCGGTAAGAGTAGCATCAGTTTTGGCCGGATTTGTCATTATGGCAGTTCTGGCTTGGGTAGCTTACAAGCTATTTTTTGAAAATCGCAAAAAATCATCTTGA
- a CDS encoding Uma2 family endonuclease, translating to MLSYSLVIQMPPSMQMTDEQFFEFCQINGDLRIERNQSGEISIMPPTGSETGNREFNIAVQLGIWTEKDGTGIAFSSSTGFTLSTGAERSPDASWMKLERWNSLLPEQQKRFAPICPDFVIELRSPSDNLQPLKDKMAEYMREPGVQLGFLIDRKHRQVYIYRPGQSEECLENPDAVSADPVLPGFALNMSKIW from the coding sequence ATGCTGTCATATTCCTTAGTGATACAAATGCCACCATCAATGCAAATGACAGACGAACAATTCTTTGAATTTTGTCAGATAAATGGTGACTTACGCATTGAGCGCAATCAGTCAGGAGAAATATCAATTATGCCCCCTACGGGTTCAGAAACAGGCAATCGAGAATTTAATATTGCCGTACAGTTAGGAATTTGGACAGAAAAAGACGGTACAGGTATCGCTTTTAGCTCCAGTACAGGATTCACGTTATCTACAGGAGCAGAACGCTCTCCTGATGCTTCCTGGATGAAATTAGAACGGTGGAATAGTCTCTTACCAGAACAGCAAAAACGATTCGCACCTATTTGTCCAGATTTTGTCATTGAATTGCGATCACCTAGTGATAATCTTCAACCCCTCAAAGATAAAATGGCAGAGTACATGAGAGAACCAGGGGTACAGTTAGGCTTTTTAATTGACCGCAAACACCGCCAAGTTTACATTTATCGTCCTGGTCAATCAGAAGAATGTTTAGAAAATCCTGACGCAGTAAGCGCAGATCCAGTTTTACCCGGATTCGCTCTGAATATGTCTAAAATTTGGTAG